A genomic window from Gossypium hirsutum isolate 1008001.06 chromosome D10, Gossypium_hirsutum_v2.1, whole genome shotgun sequence includes:
- the LOC121222260 gene encoding topless-related protein 2 isoform X3 has translation MSSLSRELVFLILQFLEEEKFKETVHRLEQESGFFFNMKYFEEKILAGEWDEVEKYLSGFTKVDDNRYSMKIFFEIRKQKYLEALDRNDRAKAVEILVKDLKVFSTFNEELFKEITHLLTLGNFRENEQLSKYGDTKSARSIMLIELKKLVEANPLFREKLVFPTLKASRLRTLINQSLNWQHQLCKNPKPNPDIKTLFTDHSCSPPNGARAPTPVTFPVAAVAKPSTYAPVGAHSFPPNPTALAGWMGNVNPSSSVQSALAVAAASASSLPFPQNQVSVLKHPRTPSNTPGMVEYGSTDHEHLMKRLRSAQSIDEVTYPAPPQHASWSLDDLPKSVACTIHQGSNVTSMDFHPFHHTLLTVGCSNGEISLWEVSKRERLLTKPFKIWDMASCSVLLQASIVKDSSISVNRVAWTPDGNLIGIAFTKHLVHLHAYQGSNELRPHLEIDAHVGGVNDIAFSHPNKKLCVVTCGDDKLIKVWDLAGNKLFSFEGHESPVYSVCPHQKENIQFIFSTAIDGKIKAWLYDNMGSRVDYDAPGQWCTRMLYSADGSRLFSCGTSKDGDSFLVEWNESEGKIRRTFSGFRKNFPGVVQFDTTKNRFLAVGDDSQIKFWDMDNTNILTSTEAEGGLPSLPRLRFNKEGNLLVVTTADNGFKVLANANGLRALRAMEAQSYEASRTPLEMKNGVEPMIRGIEKPRNLEDVSDKTKPWELTEIVDPTQCRTVTLPDNSEIASKVARLLYTNSGVGVLSLYTNGVQKLWKWSRSEQNSSGKATANIIPQLWQPNSGLHMTNDVPETSEDAVPCIALSKNDSYVMSACGGKVSLFNMMTFKVMTTFMPPPPASTFLAFHPQDNNIIAIGMEDSAIHIYNVRVDEVKTKLKGHQKRITGLAFSTSLNLLASSGADAQLFFWNMENWEKMKSVALQLPPGRTPQGATRVQFHSDQVRLLVCHETQLAVFDANKMECIQQWMPQEVLSSPISSAAYSCNSQLVYATFTDGNIGVFDADCLKLRCRIAPSAYISPGMSNSQIVHPLVVATHPQEANQLAVGLTDGLVKVIEPSETERKWGLPVPVNNGTENGKTAAPSTTNTSEQLQR, from the exons GACGAAGTTGAGAAATACCTATCTGGGTTCACTAAAGTCGACGATAACCGGTATTCAATGAAGATTTTTTTTGAGATTAGAAAGCAGAAGTATCTAGAAGCTTTGGACCG TAATGATAGAGCTAAAGCTGTTGAGATTTTAGTGAAGGATTTGAAGGTTTTTTCCACATTTAATGAAGAACTTTTTAAGGAAATTACCCACCTTTTAACACTGGGGAACTTTAG GGAAAATGAGCAGTTATCAAAGTATGGTGATACTAAATCGGCTCGGAGCATAATGCTGATTGAGCTTAAGAAACTAGTAGAAGCAAATCCCTTGTTCCGTGAAAAGCTTGTTTTCCCTACTTTGAAGGCATCACGGTTGCGAACTCTGATTAATCAAAG TTTGAACTGGCAACACCAGCTGTGCAAGAACCCTAAGCCTAATCCAGATATAAAAACCTTGTTCACTGATCACAGTTGTTCACCCCCAAATGGGGCTCGTGCACCTACTCCAGTAACTTTTCCAGTTGCTGCAGTTGCTAAACCTTCAACATATGCTCCGGTAGGAGCACAT TCTTTTCCACCTAATCCTACTGCTTTAGCTGGCTGGATGGGAAATGTCAATCCTTCCTCATCAGTCCAATCTGCCCTCGCTGTTGCTGCTGCTTCTGCTTCATCCTTGCCTTTTCCTCAAAATCAAG TTTCAGTTCTGAAACATCCGAGAACACCATCAAATACACCTGGAATGGTTGAGTATGGGAGCACTGATCATGAGCACTTAATGAAACGGTTGCGGTCTGCACAATCTATTGACGAG GTCACATATCCTGCTCCTCCTCAACATGCTTCATGGTCACTTGATGACCTACCCAAGTCTGTTGCTTGTACCATTCACCAGGGATCCAACGTGACAAGCATGGATTTCCATCCTTTTCATCACACGCTACTTACTG TTGGTTGTAGCAATGGTGAAATTTCCTTATGGGAAGTTAGCAAGCGAGAGAGGTTGCTGACAAAACCATTCAAGATATGGGATATGGCTTCTTGTTCAGTTTTACTTCAG GCTAGTATTGTTAAAGATTCATCCATATCTGTAAACCGTGTAGCTTGGACCCCAGATGGAAATTTGATTG GAATTGCATTTACAAAACATCTTGTTCATTTGCATGCATATCAAGGGTCTAATGAACTTCGTCCACACCTAGAG ATTGATGCCCATGTGGGTGGTGTAAACGATATAGCTTTCTCTCATCCAAACAAAAAACTCTGTGTTGTTACTTGTGGAGATGATAAGCTGATAAAG GTGTGGGATTTGGCTGGAAACAAACTTTTTAGTTTTGAAGGCCACGAGTCACCTGTTTATTCTGTTTGTCCTCACCAGAAGGAAAATATTCAG TTTATATTTTCAACTGCTATTGATGGAAAAATTAAGGCTTGGCTGTATGACAATATGGGTTCAAGAGTTGACTATGATGCTCCTGGACAGTGGTGTACCAGAATGCTCTATAGTGCTGATGGTAGTAG ATTATTCTCTTGCGGGACAAGTAAGGATGGGGATTCAtttttggttgaatggaatgaaagTGAAGGAAAAATAAGGAGGACATTTTCTGGTTTTAGAAAGAACTTTCCTGGTGTGGTACAGTTTGACACAACTAAGAATCGCTTTTTGGCTGTTGGTGATGATAGCCAAATTAAATTTTGGGATATGGACAATACAAATATTCTCACCAGCACAGAAGCTGAAGGGGGGCTTCCG AGTCTTCCACGACTGAGATTCAACAAGGAAGGAAATTTGCTTGTTGTTACCACAGCAGACAATGGATTCAAGGTTCTTGCAAATGCCAATGGTCTTAGAGCATTAAGGGCAATGGAGGCTCAATCTTATGAAGCATCTAGAACACCACTTGAGATGAAG AATGGAGTTGAACCAATGATTAGAGGCATTGAAAAGCCAAGAAATTTGGAGGATGTGTCTGATAAAACCAAACCTTGGGAGCTAACCGAGATTGTCGATCCTACTCAATGTCGAACAGTCACCTTGCCAGATAACTCAGAGATTGCTAGCAAG GTTGCTAGACTTCTTTACACAAATTCTGGTGTTGGGGTTCTTTCTTTATATACAAATGGGGTTCAAAAACTATGGAAATGGAGTCGCAGTGAACAAAACTCTAGTGGCAAG GCCACTGCTAACATTATTCCACAACTCTGGCAACCAAACAGTGGTCTTCATATGACTAATGATGTTCCAGAGACTTCTGAAGATGCAGTTCCATGCATAGCGCTGTCCAAGAATGACTCCTATGTAATGTCTGCATGTGGTGGAAAGGTTTCCTTGTTTAATATGATGACGTTCAAG GTGATGACAACTTTTATGCCACCTCCTCCAGCTTCGACCTTCTTGGCATTTCATCCTCAAGATAATAACATTATAGCAATTGGAATGGAAGACTCAGCCATCCATATTTACAATGTCAGGGTGGATGAG GTCAAAACAAAATTGAAAGGTCACCAAAAACGAATCACTGGTCTAGCATTTTCCACCAGTCTTAACCTTCTAGCTTCTTCTGGTGCTGATGCTCAG CTTTTCTTTTGGAACATGGAGAACTGGGAAAAGATGAAATCAGTTGCCCTTCAACTGCCACCTGGAAGGACCCCTCAGGGTGCCACTCGTGTGCAATTTCACTCTGATCAAGTTCGCTTGTTAGTATGCCATGAAACTCAACTTGCGGTATTTGATGCTAACAAGATGGAATGCATTCAACAG TGGATGCCCCAAGAAGTACTTTCTTCACCTATATCTAGCGCAGCATATTCTTGCAATAGCCAACTAGTTTATGCTACTTTTACTGATGGCAACATTGGAGTGTTTGATGCTGATTGCTTGAAGCTCAGATGTCGTATTGCACCATCTGCTTATATCTCTCCGGGAATGTCAAACAG CCAAATTGTACACCCGCTTGTTGTCGCAACACACCCACAGGAAGCCAATCAGTTAGCTGTTGGATTGACCGATGGTTTGGTTAAAGTTATAGAACCCTCGGAGACGGAGAGGAAGTGGGGACTGCCTGTGCCTGTCAATAATGGAACAGAAAATGGCAAGACGGCAGCACCATCCACCACTAATACTTCCGAGCAGCTGCAGAGATGA
- the LOC121222260 gene encoding topless-related protein 2 isoform X2: MSSLSRELVFLILQFLEEEKFKETVHRLEQESGFFFNMKYFEEKILAGEWDEVEKYLSGFTKVDDNRYSMKIFFEIRKQKYLEALDRNDRAKAVEILVKDLKVFSTFNEELFKEITHLLTLGNFRENEQLSKYGDTKSARSIMLIELKKLVEANPLFREKLVFPTLKASRLRTLINQSLNWQHQLCKNPKPNPDIKTLFTDHSCSPPNGARAPTPVTFPVAAVAKPSTYAPSFPPNPTALAGWMGNVNPSSSVQSALAVAAASASSLPFPQNQVSVLKHPRTPSNTPGMVEYGSTDHEHLMKRLRSAQSIDEVTYPAPPQHASWSLDDLPKSVACTIHQGSNVTSMDFHPFHHTLLTVGCSNGEISLWEVSKRERLLTKPFKIWDMASCSVLLQASIVKDSSISVNRVAWTPDGNLIGIAFTKHLVHLHAYQGSNELRPHLEIDAHVGGVNDIAFSHPNKKLCVVTCGDDKLIKVWDLAGNKLFSFEGHESPVYSVCPHQKENIQFIFSTAIDGKIKAWLYDNMGSRVDYDAPGQWCTRMLYSADGSRLFSCGTSKDGDSFLVEWNESEGKIRRTFSGFRKNFPGVVQFDTTKNRFLAVGDDSQIKFWDMDNTNILTSTEAEGGLPSLPRLRFNKEGNLLVVTTADNGFKVLANANGLRALRAMEAQSYEASRTPLEMKVSSSSMLTSIGPVVSKVERVDSPAKPTSTLNGVEPMIRGIEKPRNLEDVSDKTKPWELTEIVDPTQCRTVTLPDNSEIASKVARLLYTNSGVGVLSLYTNGVQKLWKWSRSEQNSSGKATANIIPQLWQPNSGLHMTNDVPETSEDAVPCIALSKNDSYVMSACGGKVSLFNMMTFKVMTTFMPPPPASTFLAFHPQDNNIIAIGMEDSAIHIYNVRVDEVKTKLKGHQKRITGLAFSTSLNLLASSGADAQLFFWNMENWEKMKSVALQLPPGRTPQGATRVQFHSDQVRLLVCHETQLAVFDANKMECIQQWMPQEVLSSPISSAAYSCNSQLVYATFTDGNIGVFDADCLKLRCRIAPSAYISPGMSNSQIVHPLVVATHPQEANQLAVGLTDGLVKVIEPSETERKWGLPVPVNNGTENGKTAAPSTTNTSEQLQR; this comes from the exons GACGAAGTTGAGAAATACCTATCTGGGTTCACTAAAGTCGACGATAACCGGTATTCAATGAAGATTTTTTTTGAGATTAGAAAGCAGAAGTATCTAGAAGCTTTGGACCG TAATGATAGAGCTAAAGCTGTTGAGATTTTAGTGAAGGATTTGAAGGTTTTTTCCACATTTAATGAAGAACTTTTTAAGGAAATTACCCACCTTTTAACACTGGGGAACTTTAG GGAAAATGAGCAGTTATCAAAGTATGGTGATACTAAATCGGCTCGGAGCATAATGCTGATTGAGCTTAAGAAACTAGTAGAAGCAAATCCCTTGTTCCGTGAAAAGCTTGTTTTCCCTACTTTGAAGGCATCACGGTTGCGAACTCTGATTAATCAAAG TTTGAACTGGCAACACCAGCTGTGCAAGAACCCTAAGCCTAATCCAGATATAAAAACCTTGTTCACTGATCACAGTTGTTCACCCCCAAATGGGGCTCGTGCACCTACTCCAGTAACTTTTCCAGTTGCTGCAGTTGCTAAACCTTCAACATATGCTCCG TCTTTTCCACCTAATCCTACTGCTTTAGCTGGCTGGATGGGAAATGTCAATCCTTCCTCATCAGTCCAATCTGCCCTCGCTGTTGCTGCTGCTTCTGCTTCATCCTTGCCTTTTCCTCAAAATCAAG TTTCAGTTCTGAAACATCCGAGAACACCATCAAATACACCTGGAATGGTTGAGTATGGGAGCACTGATCATGAGCACTTAATGAAACGGTTGCGGTCTGCACAATCTATTGACGAG GTCACATATCCTGCTCCTCCTCAACATGCTTCATGGTCACTTGATGACCTACCCAAGTCTGTTGCTTGTACCATTCACCAGGGATCCAACGTGACAAGCATGGATTTCCATCCTTTTCATCACACGCTACTTACTG TTGGTTGTAGCAATGGTGAAATTTCCTTATGGGAAGTTAGCAAGCGAGAGAGGTTGCTGACAAAACCATTCAAGATATGGGATATGGCTTCTTGTTCAGTTTTACTTCAG GCTAGTATTGTTAAAGATTCATCCATATCTGTAAACCGTGTAGCTTGGACCCCAGATGGAAATTTGATTG GAATTGCATTTACAAAACATCTTGTTCATTTGCATGCATATCAAGGGTCTAATGAACTTCGTCCACACCTAGAG ATTGATGCCCATGTGGGTGGTGTAAACGATATAGCTTTCTCTCATCCAAACAAAAAACTCTGTGTTGTTACTTGTGGAGATGATAAGCTGATAAAG GTGTGGGATTTGGCTGGAAACAAACTTTTTAGTTTTGAAGGCCACGAGTCACCTGTTTATTCTGTTTGTCCTCACCAGAAGGAAAATATTCAG TTTATATTTTCAACTGCTATTGATGGAAAAATTAAGGCTTGGCTGTATGACAATATGGGTTCAAGAGTTGACTATGATGCTCCTGGACAGTGGTGTACCAGAATGCTCTATAGTGCTGATGGTAGTAG ATTATTCTCTTGCGGGACAAGTAAGGATGGGGATTCAtttttggttgaatggaatgaaagTGAAGGAAAAATAAGGAGGACATTTTCTGGTTTTAGAAAGAACTTTCCTGGTGTGGTACAGTTTGACACAACTAAGAATCGCTTTTTGGCTGTTGGTGATGATAGCCAAATTAAATTTTGGGATATGGACAATACAAATATTCTCACCAGCACAGAAGCTGAAGGGGGGCTTCCG AGTCTTCCACGACTGAGATTCAACAAGGAAGGAAATTTGCTTGTTGTTACCACAGCAGACAATGGATTCAAGGTTCTTGCAAATGCCAATGGTCTTAGAGCATTAAGGGCAATGGAGGCTCAATCTTATGAAGCATCTAGAACACCACTTGAGATGAAG GTATCTAGTTCTTCTATGCTTACAAGCATTGGTCCTGTTGTTAGCAAGGTCGAACGTGTAGACAGCCCTGCCAAGCCTACTTCAACTCTT AATGGAGTTGAACCAATGATTAGAGGCATTGAAAAGCCAAGAAATTTGGAGGATGTGTCTGATAAAACCAAACCTTGGGAGCTAACCGAGATTGTCGATCCTACTCAATGTCGAACAGTCACCTTGCCAGATAACTCAGAGATTGCTAGCAAG GTTGCTAGACTTCTTTACACAAATTCTGGTGTTGGGGTTCTTTCTTTATATACAAATGGGGTTCAAAAACTATGGAAATGGAGTCGCAGTGAACAAAACTCTAGTGGCAAG GCCACTGCTAACATTATTCCACAACTCTGGCAACCAAACAGTGGTCTTCATATGACTAATGATGTTCCAGAGACTTCTGAAGATGCAGTTCCATGCATAGCGCTGTCCAAGAATGACTCCTATGTAATGTCTGCATGTGGTGGAAAGGTTTCCTTGTTTAATATGATGACGTTCAAG GTGATGACAACTTTTATGCCACCTCCTCCAGCTTCGACCTTCTTGGCATTTCATCCTCAAGATAATAACATTATAGCAATTGGAATGGAAGACTCAGCCATCCATATTTACAATGTCAGGGTGGATGAG GTCAAAACAAAATTGAAAGGTCACCAAAAACGAATCACTGGTCTAGCATTTTCCACCAGTCTTAACCTTCTAGCTTCTTCTGGTGCTGATGCTCAG CTTTTCTTTTGGAACATGGAGAACTGGGAAAAGATGAAATCAGTTGCCCTTCAACTGCCACCTGGAAGGACCCCTCAGGGTGCCACTCGTGTGCAATTTCACTCTGATCAAGTTCGCTTGTTAGTATGCCATGAAACTCAACTTGCGGTATTTGATGCTAACAAGATGGAATGCATTCAACAG TGGATGCCCCAAGAAGTACTTTCTTCACCTATATCTAGCGCAGCATATTCTTGCAATAGCCAACTAGTTTATGCTACTTTTACTGATGGCAACATTGGAGTGTTTGATGCTGATTGCTTGAAGCTCAGATGTCGTATTGCACCATCTGCTTATATCTCTCCGGGAATGTCAAACAG CCAAATTGTACACCCGCTTGTTGTCGCAACACACCCACAGGAAGCCAATCAGTTAGCTGTTGGATTGACCGATGGTTTGGTTAAAGTTATAGAACCCTCGGAGACGGAGAGGAAGTGGGGACTGCCTGTGCCTGTCAATAATGGAACAGAAAATGGCAAGACGGCAGCACCATCCACCACTAATACTTCCGAGCAGCTGCAGAGATGA
- the LOC121222260 gene encoding topless-related protein 2 isoform X1: MSSLSRELVFLILQFLEEEKFKETVHRLEQESGFFFNMKYFEEKILAGEWDEVEKYLSGFTKVDDNRYSMKIFFEIRKQKYLEALDRNDRAKAVEILVKDLKVFSTFNEELFKEITHLLTLGNFRENEQLSKYGDTKSARSIMLIELKKLVEANPLFREKLVFPTLKASRLRTLINQSLNWQHQLCKNPKPNPDIKTLFTDHSCSPPNGARAPTPVTFPVAAVAKPSTYAPVGAHSFPPNPTALAGWMGNVNPSSSVQSALAVAAASASSLPFPQNQVSVLKHPRTPSNTPGMVEYGSTDHEHLMKRLRSAQSIDEVTYPAPPQHASWSLDDLPKSVACTIHQGSNVTSMDFHPFHHTLLTVGCSNGEISLWEVSKRERLLTKPFKIWDMASCSVLLQASIVKDSSISVNRVAWTPDGNLIGIAFTKHLVHLHAYQGSNELRPHLEIDAHVGGVNDIAFSHPNKKLCVVTCGDDKLIKVWDLAGNKLFSFEGHESPVYSVCPHQKENIQFIFSTAIDGKIKAWLYDNMGSRVDYDAPGQWCTRMLYSADGSRLFSCGTSKDGDSFLVEWNESEGKIRRTFSGFRKNFPGVVQFDTTKNRFLAVGDDSQIKFWDMDNTNILTSTEAEGGLPSLPRLRFNKEGNLLVVTTADNGFKVLANANGLRALRAMEAQSYEASRTPLEMKVSSSSMLTSIGPVVSKVERVDSPAKPTSTLNGVEPMIRGIEKPRNLEDVSDKTKPWELTEIVDPTQCRTVTLPDNSEIASKVARLLYTNSGVGVLSLYTNGVQKLWKWSRSEQNSSGKATANIIPQLWQPNSGLHMTNDVPETSEDAVPCIALSKNDSYVMSACGGKVSLFNMMTFKVMTTFMPPPPASTFLAFHPQDNNIIAIGMEDSAIHIYNVRVDEVKTKLKGHQKRITGLAFSTSLNLLASSGADAQLFFWNMENWEKMKSVALQLPPGRTPQGATRVQFHSDQVRLLVCHETQLAVFDANKMECIQQWMPQEVLSSPISSAAYSCNSQLVYATFTDGNIGVFDADCLKLRCRIAPSAYISPGMSNSQIVHPLVVATHPQEANQLAVGLTDGLVKVIEPSETERKWGLPVPVNNGTENGKTAAPSTTNTSEQLQR, encoded by the exons GACGAAGTTGAGAAATACCTATCTGGGTTCACTAAAGTCGACGATAACCGGTATTCAATGAAGATTTTTTTTGAGATTAGAAAGCAGAAGTATCTAGAAGCTTTGGACCG TAATGATAGAGCTAAAGCTGTTGAGATTTTAGTGAAGGATTTGAAGGTTTTTTCCACATTTAATGAAGAACTTTTTAAGGAAATTACCCACCTTTTAACACTGGGGAACTTTAG GGAAAATGAGCAGTTATCAAAGTATGGTGATACTAAATCGGCTCGGAGCATAATGCTGATTGAGCTTAAGAAACTAGTAGAAGCAAATCCCTTGTTCCGTGAAAAGCTTGTTTTCCCTACTTTGAAGGCATCACGGTTGCGAACTCTGATTAATCAAAG TTTGAACTGGCAACACCAGCTGTGCAAGAACCCTAAGCCTAATCCAGATATAAAAACCTTGTTCACTGATCACAGTTGTTCACCCCCAAATGGGGCTCGTGCACCTACTCCAGTAACTTTTCCAGTTGCTGCAGTTGCTAAACCTTCAACATATGCTCCGGTAGGAGCACAT TCTTTTCCACCTAATCCTACTGCTTTAGCTGGCTGGATGGGAAATGTCAATCCTTCCTCATCAGTCCAATCTGCCCTCGCTGTTGCTGCTGCTTCTGCTTCATCCTTGCCTTTTCCTCAAAATCAAG TTTCAGTTCTGAAACATCCGAGAACACCATCAAATACACCTGGAATGGTTGAGTATGGGAGCACTGATCATGAGCACTTAATGAAACGGTTGCGGTCTGCACAATCTATTGACGAG GTCACATATCCTGCTCCTCCTCAACATGCTTCATGGTCACTTGATGACCTACCCAAGTCTGTTGCTTGTACCATTCACCAGGGATCCAACGTGACAAGCATGGATTTCCATCCTTTTCATCACACGCTACTTACTG TTGGTTGTAGCAATGGTGAAATTTCCTTATGGGAAGTTAGCAAGCGAGAGAGGTTGCTGACAAAACCATTCAAGATATGGGATATGGCTTCTTGTTCAGTTTTACTTCAG GCTAGTATTGTTAAAGATTCATCCATATCTGTAAACCGTGTAGCTTGGACCCCAGATGGAAATTTGATTG GAATTGCATTTACAAAACATCTTGTTCATTTGCATGCATATCAAGGGTCTAATGAACTTCGTCCACACCTAGAG ATTGATGCCCATGTGGGTGGTGTAAACGATATAGCTTTCTCTCATCCAAACAAAAAACTCTGTGTTGTTACTTGTGGAGATGATAAGCTGATAAAG GTGTGGGATTTGGCTGGAAACAAACTTTTTAGTTTTGAAGGCCACGAGTCACCTGTTTATTCTGTTTGTCCTCACCAGAAGGAAAATATTCAG TTTATATTTTCAACTGCTATTGATGGAAAAATTAAGGCTTGGCTGTATGACAATATGGGTTCAAGAGTTGACTATGATGCTCCTGGACAGTGGTGTACCAGAATGCTCTATAGTGCTGATGGTAGTAG ATTATTCTCTTGCGGGACAAGTAAGGATGGGGATTCAtttttggttgaatggaatgaaagTGAAGGAAAAATAAGGAGGACATTTTCTGGTTTTAGAAAGAACTTTCCTGGTGTGGTACAGTTTGACACAACTAAGAATCGCTTTTTGGCTGTTGGTGATGATAGCCAAATTAAATTTTGGGATATGGACAATACAAATATTCTCACCAGCACAGAAGCTGAAGGGGGGCTTCCG AGTCTTCCACGACTGAGATTCAACAAGGAAGGAAATTTGCTTGTTGTTACCACAGCAGACAATGGATTCAAGGTTCTTGCAAATGCCAATGGTCTTAGAGCATTAAGGGCAATGGAGGCTCAATCTTATGAAGCATCTAGAACACCACTTGAGATGAAG GTATCTAGTTCTTCTATGCTTACAAGCATTGGTCCTGTTGTTAGCAAGGTCGAACGTGTAGACAGCCCTGCCAAGCCTACTTCAACTCTT AATGGAGTTGAACCAATGATTAGAGGCATTGAAAAGCCAAGAAATTTGGAGGATGTGTCTGATAAAACCAAACCTTGGGAGCTAACCGAGATTGTCGATCCTACTCAATGTCGAACAGTCACCTTGCCAGATAACTCAGAGATTGCTAGCAAG GTTGCTAGACTTCTTTACACAAATTCTGGTGTTGGGGTTCTTTCTTTATATACAAATGGGGTTCAAAAACTATGGAAATGGAGTCGCAGTGAACAAAACTCTAGTGGCAAG GCCACTGCTAACATTATTCCACAACTCTGGCAACCAAACAGTGGTCTTCATATGACTAATGATGTTCCAGAGACTTCTGAAGATGCAGTTCCATGCATAGCGCTGTCCAAGAATGACTCCTATGTAATGTCTGCATGTGGTGGAAAGGTTTCCTTGTTTAATATGATGACGTTCAAG GTGATGACAACTTTTATGCCACCTCCTCCAGCTTCGACCTTCTTGGCATTTCATCCTCAAGATAATAACATTATAGCAATTGGAATGGAAGACTCAGCCATCCATATTTACAATGTCAGGGTGGATGAG GTCAAAACAAAATTGAAAGGTCACCAAAAACGAATCACTGGTCTAGCATTTTCCACCAGTCTTAACCTTCTAGCTTCTTCTGGTGCTGATGCTCAG CTTTTCTTTTGGAACATGGAGAACTGGGAAAAGATGAAATCAGTTGCCCTTCAACTGCCACCTGGAAGGACCCCTCAGGGTGCCACTCGTGTGCAATTTCACTCTGATCAAGTTCGCTTGTTAGTATGCCATGAAACTCAACTTGCGGTATTTGATGCTAACAAGATGGAATGCATTCAACAG TGGATGCCCCAAGAAGTACTTTCTTCACCTATATCTAGCGCAGCATATTCTTGCAATAGCCAACTAGTTTATGCTACTTTTACTGATGGCAACATTGGAGTGTTTGATGCTGATTGCTTGAAGCTCAGATGTCGTATTGCACCATCTGCTTATATCTCTCCGGGAATGTCAAACAG CCAAATTGTACACCCGCTTGTTGTCGCAACACACCCACAGGAAGCCAATCAGTTAGCTGTTGGATTGACCGATGGTTTGGTTAAAGTTATAGAACCCTCGGAGACGGAGAGGAAGTGGGGACTGCCTGTGCCTGTCAATAATGGAACAGAAAATGGCAAGACGGCAGCACCATCCACCACTAATACTTCCGAGCAGCTGCAGAGATGA